A window of the Oncorhynchus mykiss isolate Arlee chromosome 15, USDA_OmykA_1.1, whole genome shotgun sequence genome harbors these coding sequences:
- the parp12b gene encoding protein mono-ADP-ribosyltransferase PARP12b, with translation MREAPTMSSYSRVIHHATSILCSNKGSLALQQLHRKVFQRVEITEDDFWYIVKKCSRFVAVRNRERTDEWGTDCVIVAKTSLRLCKNYTKQDCRDCQELHLCKYFVYGNCRFGKGRKQCKFSHDVRSEHNYTLLRECTLHELHEDDLFLLLLQNDPTLLPEVCSHYNKGSGPHGACTFRDSCTKVHMCMHFVHDDCMFGPKCKRQHVIDQHGRRMLEERGLSGDIINDLPFVYQNLHRLNTPTTPYTAKERVGELVSSPVVKKEDRKEICLHFIRKNCRFQDQCIRVHFNLPYKWEVFDGNGWIRLHHTEDIERAFCDPRNTHSPGSRPVDFLTMTQESDPVRRLSTVSSVTKPAHYILTTEWLWYYKGDHENWIEFGRPDDKQRTTSLSSRELEEAYLADRSAEVTIMKGHRNYYLSFQDMYQRNPKHNTKRRVRRRPRFISIMEVENKTAP, from the exons ATGAGAGAGGCACCAACAATGTCCAGCTACTCCAGAGTAATTCATCATGCCACCAGTATATTATGCAGCAACAAGGGTTCCCTGGCCCTCCAGCAATTGCACAGGAAAGTATTCCAGCGTGTTGAAATAACCGAGGACGACTTTTGGTACATCGTGAAGAAGTGTTCTCGGTTTGTTGCGGTGCGGAACCGAGAGAGGACGGACGAATGGGGAACTGACTGTGTGATTGTCGCCAAAACGTCGCTGCGACTATGTAAAAATTACACAAAACAAGATTGCAGAGATTGCCAGGAGCTTCACCTTTGCAAATATTTTGTTTATGGAAACTGTAGATTTGGGAAAGGCAG gaagCAGTGTAAGTTCTCCCATGATGTGCGTTCAGAGCATAACTACACGCTCCTGAGGGAGTGCACTCTGCATGAGCTGCACGAGGATGACCTGTTCCTGTTACTGCTGCAGAATGATCCCACCCTGCTGCCTGag GTGTGCTCTCACTACAACAAGGGCTCCGGGCCCCACGGCGCATGTACCTTCAGGGACAGCTGCACCAAGGTGCACATGTGCATGCACTTTGTGCATGACGACTGCATGTTCGGGCCCAAGTGCAAGAGGCAGCATGTCATCGACCAGCATGGCCGCCGCATGCTGGAGGAGAGGGGCCTTAGCGGTGACATCATCAACGACCTTCCCTTCGTCTACCAGAACCTCCACCGCCTCAACACACCCACTACACCCTACACTGCTAAAG AGCGTGTAGGTGAGCTGGTCTCCAGTCCTGTGGTCAAGAAAGAGGACAGGAAGGAGATTTGTCTGCATTTCATACGCAAGAACTGTAGATTCCAGG ACCAGTGTATCCGTGTGCATTTTAACTTGCCCTATAAGTGGGAGGTGTTTGATGGGAACGGCTGGATACGCCTGCATCACACTGAGGACATCGAGAGAGCCTTCTGTGACCCCCGGAACACACACAG tccGGGCTCTCGGCCAGTAGACTTCCTAACGATGACACAGGAGTCAGACCCAGTGCGGCGCCTGTCCACCGTTTCCTCAGTAACAAAGCCGGCTCACTACATCCTGACCACTGAGTGGCTGTGGTACTACAAGGGCGACCACGAGAACTGGATTGAGTTTGGAAGACCC GACGATAAACAGCGTACGACATCCCTCTCGTCCCGGGAGCTGGAAGAAGCGTACCTGGCAGACAGATCTGCTGAGGTCACCATTATGAAAGGTCACCGCAACTACTACCTCAGTTTTCAAG
- the LOC110490215 gene encoding KICSTOR complex protein C12orf66 homolog translates to MTEAPSEDELRPVPRERAILESFFTQLGMFSFDRAKDYVEKEKDSSKSAGAIWAAILAAFAHLSAAEKAYHNMTFLGQKLGGQSFFSRKDSIRTIYTSLFNTLRKVVTMGRHAQPGSASYLEDLLSHLSEQLCHFTQARMEMADLYEKMHALGSQKNINSEELVATLEAVVQKYSSRFHHPILGRLEGGFQTEVDVVTQLLRCQAQVSEWHFLPALLSLHGASSKLTAWGQLFQRQGETRKHLFGGQSQKAVQPPHLYVWLQRFQGALLAKFSFYFHEALSRQTVSADMKALTARTAPDYHGKICSFIRKHDANNVSLVFDNRGLDSFQGHGYHHPHSYREAPKGVEQFPAVVSLPGGERPLTHWPNVIMMMGDFEAELNTPDKVVHFYDDKVQSTYYLTRPESHFTLVVIFDGRKSEKDSHITAFLQEISGSLRNSKPFSTLKPGSKG, encoded by the exons ATGACGGAGGCTCCGAGTGAGGACGAACTGCGGCCGGTGCCACGTGAGCGGGCGATTCTGGAGAGTTTCTTCACGCAGCTCGGAATGTTCTCGTTCGACCGGGCGAAGGACTAtgtggagaaagagaaggacagcaGCAAGAGCGCAGGGGCCATTTGGGCCGCTATCCTCGCCGCCTTCGCACACCTTTCCGCAGCGGAGAAGGCCTATCACAACATGACGTTCCTGGGACAAAAGCTGG GCGGCCAGTCGTTCTTCAGCCGCAAGGACTCCATCCGCACCATCTACACCTCCCTGTTCAACACGCTGAGGAAGGTGGTGACCATGGGGCGCCACGCCCAGCCAGGCTCCGCTTCCTACCTGGAGGACCTGCTGTCTCACCTGTCGGAGCAGCTGTGCCACTTCACCCAGGCCCGCATGGAGATGGCTGACCTGTACGAGAAGATGCATGCACTGGGCAGCCAGAAGAACATCAACTCTGAGGAGCTGGTCGCCACCCTCGAGGCAGTGGTGCAGAAATACAGCTCCAG atTCCACCACCCCATCCTGGGCCGCTTGGAGGGGGGCTTCCAGACAGAGGTGGATGTGGTGACACAGCTCCTGCGCTGCCAGGCCCAGGTGTCAGAGTGGCACTTCCTGCCCGCCCTGCTCAGCCTGCATGGGGCTAGCTCTAAGCTGACCGCCTGGGGACAGCTCTTCCAGCGCCAGGGGGAGACCCGCAAGCACCTGTTCGGAGGCCAGTCCCAGAAAGCCGTGCAGCCGCCCCACTTGTACGTGTGGCTGCAGCGCTTCCAGGGGGCGCTCCTTGCTAAATTCAGCTTCTACTTCCATGAGGCGCTGAGCCGCCAGACGGTGTCCGCAGACATGAAGGCCCTGACGGCACGCACGGCGCCCGATTACCACGGCAAGATCTGTTCGTTTATCCGCAAACACGATGCCAACAATGTCTCGCTGGTGTTCGACAACCGCGGCTTGGACAGCTTCCAGGGCCACGGCTACCACCACCCGCACTCGTACCGCGAGGCGCCCAAGGGGGTGGAGCAGTTCCCCGCCGTGGTGTCCCTTCCCGGGGGTGAGCGGCCGCTCACGCACTGGCCCAACGTCATCATGATGATGGGCGACTTCGAGGCGGAGCTCAACACGCCGGACAAGGTGGTACACTTCTATGACGACAAAGTCCAGAGCACTTACTACCTGACCCGACCGGAATCACACTTCACCCTGGTGGTCATCTTCGACGGTAGGAAGTCCGAGAAGGACTCGCACATCACCGCCTTCCTGCAGGAGATCTCTGGCTCACTGAGGAACTCCAAACCATTCAGCACCCTCAAACCTGGCTCcaagggctga
- the LOC110490212 gene encoding SLIT-ROBO Rho GTPase-activating protein 1 isoform X2 — translation MSNLVRSKKDKEIIAEYESQVKDVRAQLVEQQRCLEQQTEMRVQLLQDLQDFFRKKAEIETEYSRNLEKLAERFMAKTRSTKDHQQYKKDQNLLSPVNCWYLLLNQVRRESKDHATLSDLYLNNVITRLTHISDDSARLLKRSKEITFQLQEDLMKLLNELYTVMKTYHMYHGETLNAETKLRDAERQVGVGKVGPSGGVEPLFGMRIEERHQRRNAARKMEKMREKRKAKYSENKLKSLKARNEYLLTMEATNSSVFKYYIHDLPDIIDCCDLGYHSSLSRALKTYLSAELSLEASRRTGLEVLEGAVEGLDPARDRQRLLGLYPTAFCPPPRFSFQPHMGDPVTQIAAQPQVQAELTSRLQQLQSRLSTLKIENEEVKKTWGATLTTLQDMTVLDDYDVSQSFTHSPSSESVKSSVSDGYLNKPSLAKRRANQQETELFYFTKFREYLEGSNLISKLQAKHDLLKKAMAEGYIADTLTTSRGRKNSHSKHQDSTKAIPLLVESCIRYINLHGLQHQGIFRVSGSQVEVNDIKNSFERGNDPLIDEENNHDINSVAGVLKLYFRGLENPLFPKERFNDLISCVRIESLYDRAQCIRKILLGVPRVTLVVMRYLFAFLNHLSQYSDENMMDAGNLAIVFGPTLLPTPDALDQVACQAHVNEVIKTVILHHDIFPDPPELPGPVYEKCMTGEQYCESPFSEPGGEAEPDGGTETQTSEEEGEAVEAVARFDYTGRSGRELSFKKGVTLQLFQRASHDWWEGRLNGTHGLVPHQYITLKDRPDSASTVDSDSGSTSNDDKKARSELNSPTDRQPETYNSHRRKRTDIFRRPLGRSKDHGNVGVLERNSPPVTGHFSPRELLLGRSTGLTPPLDSPERRRRSTAAVTVTVSRHDSLRRPEDTPIRRSSSGQHGFSSRTLDPDTLAQDIEESVSVALGQLKQMERGGCRPAPDVVLDTLEQVKNSPITACSSESPSPHSTPSTPGTPGTPSPLSPLSPLIPLPGPPPAPLRSTNPSPDTLGSFKPVVGTPLRMGAPLRPPALRPKPLVPPKSNTPPLLDKSCTM, via the exons atgTGCGAGCCCAGCTGGTGGAACAGCAGCGGTGTTTGGAACAGCAGACAGAGATGAGGGTGCAGCTGCTGCAGGACCTGCAGGACTTCTTCAGGAAGAAGGCTGAGATCGAGACCGAGTACTCCAGGAACCTGGAGAAACTAGCTGAGAGGTTCATGGCCAAGACACGCAGCACCAAGGACCACCAGCAGTACAA AAAGGACCAGAACTTGCTGTCTCCAGTTAACTGCTGGTACCTGCTGCTGAACCAG gtgaggagggagagtaAGGACCACGCCACCCTCAGTGACCTCTACCTGAACAACGTCATCACCCGTCTCACGCACATCAGCGACGACTCCGCCCGCCTGCTTAAAAGA AGCAAAGAGATCACCTTTCAGCTGCAGGAGGACTTGATGAAGCTCCTTAATGAACTCTACACC GTGATGAAGACATACCACATGTACCATGGGGAGACGCTGAATGCGGAGACCAAGCTGAGGGATGCCGAGCGTCAGGTGGGGGTTGGCAAAGTGGGGCCTAGTGGGGGAGTGGAGCCGTTATTCGGCATGCGTATAGAGGAACGCCACCAGAGACGCAACGCCGCCCGAAAGATGGAGAAGATGAGGGAGAAg AGGAAAGCTAAGTACTCTGAGAACAAGCTGAAGTCTCTGAAGGCCAGGAACGAGTACCTGCTGACGATGGAGGCCACCAACTCCTCTGTGTTCAAATACTACATCCACGACCTGCCCGATATCATAgat TGTTGTGACCTGGGGTACCACTCCAGTCTGAGTCGTGCGTTGAAGACCTACCTGTCTGCAGAGCTGAGTCTGGAGGCCTCCAGGCGGACAGGGTTGGAAGTACTGGAGGGGGCCGTAGAGGGCCTGGATCCTGCCCGAGACAGACAGCGCCTGCTGGGCCTCTACCCTACCGCCTTCTGCCCCCCGCCACGCTTCAGCTTCCAGCCCCACATGGGGGACCCG GTGACTCAGATAGCCGCCCAGCCACAGGTGCAGGCAGAGCTCACATCTAGGCTGCAGCAGCTCCAGTCACGCCTCTCCACCCTGAAGATAGAGAACGaggag GTGAAGAAGACATGGGGGGCCACTCTCACCACCCTTCAGGACATGACAGTGCTGGATGACTATGACGTTTCCCAGAGTTTCACGCACAGCCCCTCTTCAGAGTCAGTCAAGTCCAGCGTGTCGGACGGCTACTTAAACAAACCCAGCCTCGCCAAGCGCCGTGCCAACCAACAGGAGACTGAGCTCTTCTACTTtacg AAGTTCCGTGAGTATCTGGAGGGCAGTAATCTGATCTCCAAACTACAGGCCAAACACGACCTACTGAAGAAAGCCATGGCCGAGG GGTATATAGCAGACACGCTGACTACCAG CCGTGGACGAAAGAACTCCCATAGCAAACACCAG GATTCGACTAAAGCCATTCCTCTGCTGGTAGAGAGCTGCATCCGTTACATCAACCTCCATG GTCTTCAGCACCAGGGCATATTCCGTGTGTCGGGGTCACAGGTGGAGGTCAATGACATCAAGAACTCAtttgagagag gtaatgacCCCCTGATTGACGAGGAGAATAACCATGACATCAACTCGGTGGCCGGTGTACTGAAGCTCTACTTCCGGGGGCTGGAGAACCCCCTCTTTCCCAAGGAAAGGTTCAACGACCTAATTTCCTGTGTCC GTATAGAGAGCCTGTATGACAGAGCTCAGTGTATTCGTAAGATTCTACTGGGTGTTCCACGGGTGACTCTGGTCGTGATGAGATACCTGTTCGCTTTCCTGAACCA CTTATCCCAGTACAGCGATGAGAACATGATGGATGCTGGGAACCTGGCCATCGTCTTCGGCCCCACCCTGCTGCCCACGCCCGACGCCCTGGACCAGGTGGCCTGCCAGGCGCATGTTAATGAGGTCATCAAGACGGTCATCCTGCACCACGACATCTTCCCCGACCCCCCGGAGCTGCCTGGGCCCGTCTATGAGAAGTGCATGACTGGAGAACAGTACTG cGAGAGTCCGTTCAGCGAGCCGGGTGGGGAGGCGGAGCCCGACGGCGGCACAGAGACTCAGACCAGTGAGGAGG aGGGGGAAGCAGTAGAAGCGGTGGCCAGGTTTGACTATACAGGCCGGTCGGGGCGGGAGCTCTCCTTTAAGAAGGGAGTGACCCTGCAGCTGTTCCAGCGTGCGTCACATGACTGGTGGGAGGGGCGACTCAACGGCACCCATGGCCTGGTGCCTCACCAGTACATAACACTGAAGGACAG GCCTGACTCTGCATCGACAGTGGACAGCGACAGTGGGAGCACTAGCAATGACGACAAGAAAGCCAGAAGTGAGCTGAACTCTCCTACTGACAGACAGCCAGAAACCTACAACAG CCACCGCAGGAAGCGGACTGACATTTTCCGCCGCCCCCTCGGTCGCTCTAAAGACCATGGTAACGTGGGTGTGTTGGAGAGGAACTCGCCGCCCGTCACTGGTCACTTCAGCCCGCGGGAGCTCCTTCTGGGGCGGAGCACTGGCTTAACCCCGCCTTTAGACAGCCCCGAGCGTCGTCGCCGTTCCACTGCTGCGGTGACAGTTACCGTGAGCCGCCACGATTCGCTGCGTCGGCCTGAAGACACGCCCATCCGGCGCTCCAGCAGCGGGCAACACGGCTTCAGCTCCAGAACCCTGGACCCAGACACACTGGCAcag GATATAGAGGAGAGTGTGAGTGTGGCTCTGGGGCAGCTGAAGCAGATGGAGCGTGGGGGCTGCAGACCGGCTCCAGACGTGGTCCTggacactctggagcaggttaagaACAGCCCAATCACAGCCTGCTCCTCCGAGTCACCCAGCCCCCACAGCACCCCCTCCACCCCAGGGACTCCTGGTACCCCAAGTCCCCTTAGCCCTCTGAGCCCCCTCATTCCTCTCCCTGGCCCCCCTCCCGCACCCCTCCGATCCACCAACCCCTCCCCTGACACCCTGGGCTCCTTCAAGCCTGTAGTGGGGACTCCACTCCGTATGGGGGCTCCACTTCGCCCTCCAGCCCTGAGGCCCAAACCCCTGGTGCCCCCCAAGAGTAATACCCCCCCTCTGCTGGACAAGTCCTGCACCATGTGA
- the LOC110490212 gene encoding SLIT-ROBO Rho GTPase-activating protein 1 isoform X1: MSNLVRSKKDKEIIAEYESQVKDVRAQLVEQQRCLEQQTEMRVQLLQDLQDFFRKKAEIETEYSRNLEKLAERFMAKTRSTKDHQQYKKDQNLLSPVNCWYLLLNQVRRESKDHATLSDLYLNNVITRLTHISDDSARLLKRSKEITFQLQEDLMKLLNELYTVMKTYHMYHGETLNAETKLRDAERQVGVGKVGPSGGVEPLFGMRIEERHQRRNAARKMEKMREKRKAKYSENKLKSLKARNEYLLTMEATNSSVFKYYIHDLPDIIDCCDLGYHSSLSRALKTYLSAELSLEASRRTGLEVLEGAVEGLDPARDRQRLLGLYPTAFCPPPRFSFQPHMGDPVTQIAAQPQVQAELTSRLQQLQSRLSTLKIENEEVKKTWGATLTTLQDMTVLDDYDVSQSFTHSPSSESVKSSVSDGYLNKPSLAKRRANQQETELFYFTKFREYLEGSNLISKLQAKHDLLKKAMAEGYIADTLTTSRGRKNSHSKHQDSTKAIPLLVESCIRYINLHGLQHQGIFRVSGSQVEVNDIKNSFERGNDPLIDEENNHDINSVAGVLKLYFRGLENPLFPKERFNDLISCVRIESLYDRAQCIRKILLGVPRVTLVVMRYLFAFLNHLSQYSDENMMDAGNLAIVFGPTLLPTPDALDQVACQAHVNEVIKTVILHHDIFPDPPELPGPVYEKCMTGEQYCESPFSEPGGEAEPDGGTETQTSEEEGEAVEAVARFDYTGRSGRELSFKKGVTLQLFQRASHDWWEGRLNGTHGLVPHQYITLKDRPDSASTVDSDSGSTSNDDKKARSELNSPTDRQPETYNSSHRRKRTDIFRRPLGRSKDHGNVGVLERNSPPVTGHFSPRELLLGRSTGLTPPLDSPERRRRSTAAVTVTVSRHDSLRRPEDTPIRRSSSGQHGFSSRTLDPDTLAQDIEESVSVALGQLKQMERGGCRPAPDVVLDTLEQVKNSPITACSSESPSPHSTPSTPGTPGTPSPLSPLSPLIPLPGPPPAPLRSTNPSPDTLGSFKPVVGTPLRMGAPLRPPALRPKPLVPPKSNTPPLLDKSCTM; the protein is encoded by the exons atgTGCGAGCCCAGCTGGTGGAACAGCAGCGGTGTTTGGAACAGCAGACAGAGATGAGGGTGCAGCTGCTGCAGGACCTGCAGGACTTCTTCAGGAAGAAGGCTGAGATCGAGACCGAGTACTCCAGGAACCTGGAGAAACTAGCTGAGAGGTTCATGGCCAAGACACGCAGCACCAAGGACCACCAGCAGTACAA AAAGGACCAGAACTTGCTGTCTCCAGTTAACTGCTGGTACCTGCTGCTGAACCAG gtgaggagggagagtaAGGACCACGCCACCCTCAGTGACCTCTACCTGAACAACGTCATCACCCGTCTCACGCACATCAGCGACGACTCCGCCCGCCTGCTTAAAAGA AGCAAAGAGATCACCTTTCAGCTGCAGGAGGACTTGATGAAGCTCCTTAATGAACTCTACACC GTGATGAAGACATACCACATGTACCATGGGGAGACGCTGAATGCGGAGACCAAGCTGAGGGATGCCGAGCGTCAGGTGGGGGTTGGCAAAGTGGGGCCTAGTGGGGGAGTGGAGCCGTTATTCGGCATGCGTATAGAGGAACGCCACCAGAGACGCAACGCCGCCCGAAAGATGGAGAAGATGAGGGAGAAg AGGAAAGCTAAGTACTCTGAGAACAAGCTGAAGTCTCTGAAGGCCAGGAACGAGTACCTGCTGACGATGGAGGCCACCAACTCCTCTGTGTTCAAATACTACATCCACGACCTGCCCGATATCATAgat TGTTGTGACCTGGGGTACCACTCCAGTCTGAGTCGTGCGTTGAAGACCTACCTGTCTGCAGAGCTGAGTCTGGAGGCCTCCAGGCGGACAGGGTTGGAAGTACTGGAGGGGGCCGTAGAGGGCCTGGATCCTGCCCGAGACAGACAGCGCCTGCTGGGCCTCTACCCTACCGCCTTCTGCCCCCCGCCACGCTTCAGCTTCCAGCCCCACATGGGGGACCCG GTGACTCAGATAGCCGCCCAGCCACAGGTGCAGGCAGAGCTCACATCTAGGCTGCAGCAGCTCCAGTCACGCCTCTCCACCCTGAAGATAGAGAACGaggag GTGAAGAAGACATGGGGGGCCACTCTCACCACCCTTCAGGACATGACAGTGCTGGATGACTATGACGTTTCCCAGAGTTTCACGCACAGCCCCTCTTCAGAGTCAGTCAAGTCCAGCGTGTCGGACGGCTACTTAAACAAACCCAGCCTCGCCAAGCGCCGTGCCAACCAACAGGAGACTGAGCTCTTCTACTTtacg AAGTTCCGTGAGTATCTGGAGGGCAGTAATCTGATCTCCAAACTACAGGCCAAACACGACCTACTGAAGAAAGCCATGGCCGAGG GGTATATAGCAGACACGCTGACTACCAG CCGTGGACGAAAGAACTCCCATAGCAAACACCAG GATTCGACTAAAGCCATTCCTCTGCTGGTAGAGAGCTGCATCCGTTACATCAACCTCCATG GTCTTCAGCACCAGGGCATATTCCGTGTGTCGGGGTCACAGGTGGAGGTCAATGACATCAAGAACTCAtttgagagag gtaatgacCCCCTGATTGACGAGGAGAATAACCATGACATCAACTCGGTGGCCGGTGTACTGAAGCTCTACTTCCGGGGGCTGGAGAACCCCCTCTTTCCCAAGGAAAGGTTCAACGACCTAATTTCCTGTGTCC GTATAGAGAGCCTGTATGACAGAGCTCAGTGTATTCGTAAGATTCTACTGGGTGTTCCACGGGTGACTCTGGTCGTGATGAGATACCTGTTCGCTTTCCTGAACCA CTTATCCCAGTACAGCGATGAGAACATGATGGATGCTGGGAACCTGGCCATCGTCTTCGGCCCCACCCTGCTGCCCACGCCCGACGCCCTGGACCAGGTGGCCTGCCAGGCGCATGTTAATGAGGTCATCAAGACGGTCATCCTGCACCACGACATCTTCCCCGACCCCCCGGAGCTGCCTGGGCCCGTCTATGAGAAGTGCATGACTGGAGAACAGTACTG cGAGAGTCCGTTCAGCGAGCCGGGTGGGGAGGCGGAGCCCGACGGCGGCACAGAGACTCAGACCAGTGAGGAGG aGGGGGAAGCAGTAGAAGCGGTGGCCAGGTTTGACTATACAGGCCGGTCGGGGCGGGAGCTCTCCTTTAAGAAGGGAGTGACCCTGCAGCTGTTCCAGCGTGCGTCACATGACTGGTGGGAGGGGCGACTCAACGGCACCCATGGCCTGGTGCCTCACCAGTACATAACACTGAAGGACAG GCCTGACTCTGCATCGACAGTGGACAGCGACAGTGGGAGCACTAGCAATGACGACAAGAAAGCCAGAAGTGAGCTGAACTCTCCTACTGACAGACAGCCAGAAACCTACAACAG CAGCCACCGCAGGAAGCGGACTGACATTTTCCGCCGCCCCCTCGGTCGCTCTAAAGACCATGGTAACGTGGGTGTGTTGGAGAGGAACTCGCCGCCCGTCACTGGTCACTTCAGCCCGCGGGAGCTCCTTCTGGGGCGGAGCACTGGCTTAACCCCGCCTTTAGACAGCCCCGAGCGTCGTCGCCGTTCCACTGCTGCGGTGACAGTTACCGTGAGCCGCCACGATTCGCTGCGTCGGCCTGAAGACACGCCCATCCGGCGCTCCAGCAGCGGGCAACACGGCTTCAGCTCCAGAACCCTGGACCCAGACACACTGGCAcag GATATAGAGGAGAGTGTGAGTGTGGCTCTGGGGCAGCTGAAGCAGATGGAGCGTGGGGGCTGCAGACCGGCTCCAGACGTGGTCCTggacactctggagcaggttaagaACAGCCCAATCACAGCCTGCTCCTCCGAGTCACCCAGCCCCCACAGCACCCCCTCCACCCCAGGGACTCCTGGTACCCCAAGTCCCCTTAGCCCTCTGAGCCCCCTCATTCCTCTCCCTGGCCCCCCTCCCGCACCCCTCCGATCCACCAACCCCTCCCCTGACACCCTGGGCTCCTTCAAGCCTGTAGTGGGGACTCCACTCCGTATGGGGGCTCCACTTCGCCCTCCAGCCCTGAGGCCCAAACCCCTGGTGCCCCCCAAGAGTAATACCCCCCCTCTGCTGGACAAGTCCTGCACCATGTGA